From Rhodamnia argentea isolate NSW1041297 chromosome 10, ASM2092103v1, whole genome shotgun sequence, a single genomic window includes:
- the LOC115735173 gene encoding poly [ADP-ribose] polymerase tankyrase, with translation MAVPGRRNGLVEDDENEDDHNYALFEQEGLLEPDSYTPPHLRDLSLAVQDGDVDALRLALDNLNGSIDEPVEDGDTALHLACLYGHLPCVQLLLERGACLEAKDEDGAIPLHDACAGGYVDIVQFLINRARNGECVKRMLETNDDEGDTPLHHAARGEHVDVIRILLAAGADPTKTNMYGKTPVELPDPDTEAKRIFEAAGGAMSCQ, from the exons ATGGCGGTTCCGGGGAGGCGCAACGGGCTTGTGGAGGACGACGAGAACGAGGACGACCACAACTACGCCCTCTTCGAACAGGAAGGTCTGCTCGAGCCCGACTCCTACACTCCTCCTCACCTCCGCGACCTCTCCCTCGCCGTCCAGGACGGCGACGTCGATGCCCTCCGCCTCgctctcg ACAACTTAAATGGCAGTATCGACGAACCAGTGGAAGATGGGGATACAGCTTTGCATCTGGCTTGCCTATATGGACATCTACCTTGTGTGCAG TTACTTTTGGAAAGAGGCGCTTGCTTGGAAGCGAAGGACGAAGATGGGGCAATTCCTCTTCATGATGCTTGTGCTGGGG GATATGTCGACATAGTTCAGTTTCTAATTAACAGAGCAAGGAATGGAGAATGTGTGAAAAGGATGTTGGAGACAAATGACGACGAAGGAGATACA CCTCTTCATCATGCTGCTAGAGGTGAACATGTGGATGTTATAAGAATATTGCTTGCTGCTGGAGCTGATCCCACAAAGACAAACATGTATGGGAAG ACCCCTGTTGAGCTACCTGATCCGGACACCGAAGCTAAACGAATTTTCGAAGCTGCCGGTGGTGCTATGAGTTGTCAGTAG
- the LOC115735157 gene encoding ras-related protein RABC2a-like isoform X1, whose translation MGSSGQSGGFDLSFKILLIGDSGVGKSSLLVSFISSSAEDLAPTIGVDFKIKLLTVGGKRLKLTIWDTAGQEKFRTLTSSYYRNVQGIILVYDVTRKETFANLSNVWAKEVELYSTSQNCVKMLVGNKVDKDSEKAVSSEEGIALAKELGCLFLECSAKTRENVEQCFEKLALKIMEIPSLLEEGSTAGKRNILKQKQEHQSPANGSCCS comes from the exons ATGGGTTCTTCAGGGCAAAGTGGTGGGTTTGATCTGTCGTTCAAGATCTTGCTGATCGGAGACTCTGGCGTCGGCAAAAGCAGCCTTCTTGTCAGCTTCATCTCTTCTTCTGCTGAAGATCTCGCCCCAACCATTG GTGTTGATTTCAAGATAAAGTTGCTCACAGTTGGTGGGAAGAGACTAAAGCTGACAATTTGGGACACTG CTGGACAGGAGAAGTTCAGGACATTGACAAGCTCCTACTACAGAAATGTCCAGGGAATCATTCTTG TTTATGACGTGACAAGGAAAGAGACCTTTGCAAACTTATCCAATGTATGGGCAAAAGAAGTGGAGCTCTATTCTACTAGTCAAAATTGTGTTAAGATGCTAGTCGGGAATAAAGTTGACAAG GATTCTGAAAAGGCTGTGAGTTCAGAGGAGGGAATCGCTCTGGCGAAAGAACTTGGGTGCTTATTCCTAGAATGCAGTGCAAAAACGAGAGAGAACGTGGAGCAGTGCTTCGAAAAACTGGCCTTAAAG ATTATGGAGATTCCCAGTCTCTTGGAAGAAGGATCAACTGCCGGAAAGAGAAACATCTTGAAACAGAAGCAAGAACACCAGTCACCGGCTAACGGCAGTTGCTGTTCTTAG
- the LOC115735157 gene encoding ras-related protein RABC2a-like isoform X2 has translation MGSSGQSGGFDLSFKILLIGDSGVGKSSLLVSFISSSAEDLAPTIGVDFKIKLLTVGGKRLKLTIWDTAGQEKFRTLTSSYYRNVQGIILVYDVTRKETFANLSNVWAKEVELYSTSQNCVKMLVGNKVDKDSEKAVSSEEGIALAKELGCLFLECSAKTRENVEQCFEKLALKD, from the exons ATGGGTTCTTCAGGGCAAAGTGGTGGGTTTGATCTGTCGTTCAAGATCTTGCTGATCGGAGACTCTGGCGTCGGCAAAAGCAGCCTTCTTGTCAGCTTCATCTCTTCTTCTGCTGAAGATCTCGCCCCAACCATTG GTGTTGATTTCAAGATAAAGTTGCTCACAGTTGGTGGGAAGAGACTAAAGCTGACAATTTGGGACACTG CTGGACAGGAGAAGTTCAGGACATTGACAAGCTCCTACTACAGAAATGTCCAGGGAATCATTCTTG TTTATGACGTGACAAGGAAAGAGACCTTTGCAAACTTATCCAATGTATGGGCAAAAGAAGTGGAGCTCTATTCTACTAGTCAAAATTGTGTTAAGATGCTAGTCGGGAATAAAGTTGACAAG GATTCTGAAAAGGCTGTGAGTTCAGAGGAGGGAATCGCTCTGGCGAAAGAACTTGGGTGCTTATTCCTAGAATGCAGTGCAAAAACGAGAGAGAACGTGGAGCAGTGCTTCGAAAAACTGGCCTTAAAG GACTAA